From the Cryptococcus neoformans var. neoformans JEC21 chromosome 6 sequence genome, the window taaccccctaacccccctaaccccctaaccccctaacgTCTAATGGCAAGCAGGTCAACCCACAGGAGCAGTCGCCGCTGCCGTATTCGCCACGATAGATACTGAATTCTGTGGGTACAGAGACAAACGGAAGAGTCAGAGAAGGCGTGTTCCAAATTGTGGTCTCGCATGGATATGGCCTCACATCAGAGCTTAATCAAATGTATAGCAGCAGTCATGCATATCGCCTCCATGCTACGCTACGTACTACTATAGAAAGACAGCGGCGACAAGTAGTCAAGGTGATACTTAACTTGTTATTGTTTTTGCCCAACCACATTATTATTTCGTAGGtatcttcctttcttcgtttatcttcttcttgtctctgCACATCTTGCTTGCCTCATTGTAAATGGTGATTAGGCGCAGGAGAAggtagaaaaaaaaatggattCAAGTTACAAGTAGTCAGACTTGTTTCTGAGACACGTTACAAGCCATTCTTTGTTAATCAATTTATCAAGCCGAAGCAATCAATGATTTGAAAGCTGGAAGTCACAACATATATGCAGCCTAGATGAAGGGGCAGTAAACATTGATGTCTGCATATTCGTTTTCGCCTTCTACTTTTGATCTATCTCACAAGGACCTTCGTCACTTGTCATTTGCCGCTTCCTACACTATTGCCCAGCAGTCCCCACCAACTTGGCAGTCTCGCTCggcccttcctttctcaccTTATCAACCCACCCCTGCACCACCCTGCTCTCCTCCCATGGCATCCTCTCactctcaatcttcccatccctaATACACCTCGCAACCTCATCTGCTTCGTATGACATCCCATTGTTCCCATCATGGACAGGGTGGTGAtgagtggtggaagaggtgatGGTACCGGCGAAGCGGGAGGGACGAGGGTGGATGTAGAATGTCTTAGGTTCGTTAGGGGGATCTATACgtaggaagaaagggggagagggaaggaaaagttAGCgcgagagaagagggagaggaatgaGGGGACGTACAGGCAATAACCAAATCCCCTTCCTCGCACTGCAAGACCGCGGTCGAATCCTTCTGACCCGCATTATCCAAATCCGTCATCAGCATTCCCTGGCAAAGCCCCTTCCATTCCACCAACCACCTAGAGTTGATGTCCACCCCAGTGCGAGGGTAAATAGTTTGATGGGCGAAGAGCACCTTGGGGTCTTTATCGGTGTTGAGAGGGTGGCGGTGGACGAGAAGCATGGCCCAGACAGATGGGTAGGCGGACGAGTCGAGGAGCGAGCCACCGCCAAGAGCTGGGTTGGCCATCCGGCCAGAGTCAGCTGAAATGTGATCAAGTCAATAATGGTTAATAATGGTTATGGGTTGTTAGGTAGGGACAAGGGAACGTACCGTCCAAGTTCCAATCCATGGAGAAATCCGCAGAAAAACGTTTGGGTTTACCGAGAATACCCGACTTGATGACTTCTTCAACGGCGTAAGTGATGGGCTGGAACCGCGTCCACACAGCTCTGCGTCGTTGCTCATCAGCAAACATGCTTAcggaggaaaaagaaaaagggcaagaacaaagagagaagacagTTGACTCACTCcatgaagaaaaggttcttctcctttgcaaTCATGAACAACTCGTCCAACTCTTCGACTTCGAGACAAGCAGGCTTCTCGAGGAGGACATGTTTACCAGCCAGTAGAGCGTCTTTCGCGTTACGATGGTGGAGGACGTGGGGAGTGCCTACGTAGATGGCTGTTACATCCTACTTGTGAGAGAAAGTACGTCAATACGCCTCATCGCATCATTAAGATGAGCCCAGACTACGTACAGGATCGTTGTACACTTCCTCGTAAGTACCTCTCGGCTTGACACCGTCAAGAACGCCATTCTTCACTCCCCAAGCCCATGATTTCCCCTCGGAGCtttccttgagcttgtcaaTGAATGCTTGAGCGGATTGAACGGAGCGGGAGCCGACAGCAGTAATTTTGTGGTTGACATCCTTAGTATTACGGGAGGCCGGGTCCACGAGAAGGTCGTGAGCGAAGACAGTGGAGATGACTCCGGTGGAAATGATACCCCAATTGACAGTGAAAGGTGCCATTGTGCGTGCTGTGCGTAGCTAGGATAAATGTATGAGAATAAGATGTCGAAAGGGAAGTGTATGAAAAATAATTTAAATGGGAAGTCTCCATTCGCTCGTTAGACGGAAGGTTATCAATAATCCATCACCTGGCCTCGGTGACTTTACTTCGGCTCCGCCGGAAGCCGGAACTGGCCCGGATTGAAACTTACGTAACTCTTTATCGTTATCAGATCGGAGATGATAGCAGTATTGCATGAGACGGATCCGCCGACTCGAAGTCCATTTCGACGGAGATCATTCTTTTTTGCTCCCCATCTCATCCGGCTTCACATCTATTGTTCTTTCGGAACTCAACACGGCTTCCGCACTTCACACAACAAATATAGATACATAAACCCCATCTCTCATCATGGCTTCCTCGCGTATCCATCCTTACACATATCCACTATTACGACAGTCCCTGCCGCCGCCGCTACCATCCAGAGGGTACCCCGAGTCCCCGACACCCAATTTGCTTCCTTCATTTGATTCCGTCTAAATTATTAAACAATCAGGAGGCCCAATCACTTTTTCAAATAACACATGTATCGAACTGCTTCATCAGCAGATCATGTCACCACGCGTTTTTACCACCGTTCGCTTCGAATCCAATTCTCGTTTTTGTTAGTTCCGCTCAATATATGGATATGATGAAAACGTCTATATCCCATTTCACAAACCGATCCCTGTACATATATTGGTATATAAATGCTCCTAAGATGCATAATATCGAACGTTACCGGTGCCTAAGCATGATTGTCTCAAACAAACGCACCAGGGCCGATTCATTTATTCCGTAGAATCAATACCAAGAAGTCGATATTCTGTTATCTATTATCATCGGGGGTAGTGGAGTGGAAGCACTGGATCCTTCCATCAACAGAAAATTCGGGTATTCCGTACAGCTCGCTTCCAGATGTTGGCGAGAAGACAGCTGAACTTATGGCAGAAATTGAGCGAATAGTAAGAGTGGAGATAGAGAGCGGAAGTATTTTGTATAGTACCTCGTAGGGTATATACATCAAGCTAATAAAGTAAACGCGCCCCTGACACAACCTCATAACCCTTAAAACATTGTAAATACAAACCAAATGCAACTTCTTAACTAGGTCTTTTCTACTCATCGTCCTCTACTCCAATTTCCGTTGTTGCAAACTTACGAGCCGGCGTGTGACGCTTGAACAGAAGGTCGATCTCGCGGTAGGATCGACCCTTCATCTCAGGCAGGCAAAAGAACGCGACGACGAAGCAAAATAATCCAGTCGCACCCCACACATAGCCACACTTCCCGCCAACTGCGCGACTTGTCAGTATCGTTTAAGAACGGTTGAAGGAAATATCACTTACGATTTCCGCCAGTGGGATTAAGCATGTACGAAGCGACTGATCTGCATCAGCCGGCTGTGCAGGTAATCAGTGTAGAAGACTCACGGAAAATGCAAGGTATCTCAACGATGTAATATGTAGCTCGCCCGATTCCTGTTGTGAGGGGTCGGAGCCGGATAGCCGACGTTTCTCCAATGACGACCCACGAGACGGGCGCTGCGGCGAAGGTGAACAAAacagagatgatgaggccTAAGCTCGCCTGGGCATACGAAGCCGCAGTTGAAGTGCCGCACGAGGCGGCAACCCCCAGGGCAATAAGCAGGGCGGTATTGACACCTGTGCCCCATAGGTAGAGGGTACGTCGGCCAAAATAAGTTGTAAGAAACCATGAAGCCATAACGAAGACCATCTGCAAGGCCGAGGTGATAAGGCCCAAAGCAAACGCAAGGTTGGTCTTGATGCCGGCCTCTACTCTGAGTTAGCACAAGAGTTCCCCTTGGTGTAGCCATAACGTACGCTCAAAGAAGTAAACGGCCTGGTTAGCGATAAGGTTGCCGGCAAGATTCTGTGCTCCATAGATACCGCACACAATGAGGGTACGTCGGAGGTCTGTCTTTCTGAACAATTCTATGTAACCGGGCGCAGAGGTGGACGTCTCCAAGTCGATAACACGTCGCATCATAGCCACAACCTCACCCGCGTTGAGCCTCGATTTGCGTCCTAGACGTTCTACCGAGCGTGCCGCTTGGTCGAGACGTCCCTTTCGGACAAGCCACCAAGGTGACTCGGGCGCAAGAAACATGAGGATAGCGAGTGGAGTGGGGAACATCCATTGAAGCGCGAGTGGTATTCTGCTTCCATCAGCTGATGGCATACTTAAATCATAGATGACGACGATACATACTTGTAGGCAGCAGTGTCGGGCCTGGTGTTGTACCTGTAAGTGACAGCACCGACGACGATACTGCCGATTGCCCAGAACATTTGCAGGACCTGTGTAGCAGGGGCACGCAAGCGCATGGGGACAATCTCGCTGCAATATGCAGGGGCATTGGCGATGAAAATGCCCCATGGTATGCCTTCAAGGAGCTGAccagtgaagaagagtgggagCGAGTTGGCAAAGAATGAAACAAAGATGGTCGCGTTCATGAGCATGAGGCCAACCAAAGTCGCCCAACGGTATCCAATACGGCTAGTGAGGGGACCTGCAAGGAAAACGCCAATGAGCGCACCAAGCTGCCCGGACATCTGAAGCGCCGACTGCCACTTAGTCGCTATGACATAACCGCCAGTCGCTTCGTCAAATATACCGAACCGGTCTCTGAAGGCGGGAAGGGCCACGAAGTTTCCAATGAGGAATACATCGTAGGATTCCATAATCTACATGAATCAGCTGATCGTACCTCAGAGGGCAAAGTAGGACAGCTTACAATGGTGAAAGACATAACAAAGGCCCAGAAGCAAGCCATAGGATACGCCTTGACGGCCTCCAATACCGTCATAGAGTGTTCGGCAttctccgcctccaccgcATCCGCCTTGAACTGGATCATGTCCGCCTTGATTTCGTCGTCCGCCTGTTCGACATGAATCGTCTCGTCATGGTAGGACTTGGCCTCGATTTGCGGGGCGATGTCAGAATTCATCTGACTCATATTGGTTGTGATTCCCGTCGAAAAAATAGGTGTGGGGACAACAGAACTATAGAGTTGATCGGGGGGTAAACGAGAAGCCCAGTGTGGGGGACAAGGCAGATATATAAAAATGGGGAGGGAAAAACGGGCGCTCTCAAAAAAACACTCGTAAACAATCATATCGGCTAATCATGAGACCGTTAACCGCTTGAAACTGGCCAGACGGTGCGGTGACCCACTGCGGGGTTCATGTGGGGCAGCGACAGCCGGCGGCACAGAGATAAAACCAGGTTCGGGAGGATGATACACCATTTAACGGTTGAGACATTTTAGTGTGCAACCGCCGGTGGTCACGGCTTGAATAGACGCCGAATCGCCCAGAGTGGTAGTTTGGGCTATATGGTAATCATCCTAACATTCTATATATAAAGATGAACCATGTGATGCATGAAAGGAATGCGAGGTGTATGTACAAGGTTTATGCATAAAAAGATTTATAGTTATCCACACCCTCCACAAGTCTCTAATCAGCCCGCCGATCGTGCCGATTGGCGCATACTTATTTATATCCGCTCAAATCATGGCAACATGTATATACCGAGACGAACCATCCTTTGCATGCAATGCGGGTGTGCAAGAAGTATCCTCCAAGCCCGCATATCAGCatccaagaagaagtgatgTCGCACAATGAGCTCATCGGATCGTCTTCATACCAGGTGCCACGTGCCAACTTCATCGTAGTCTTCATACTGTTTCAAAATGGGAACATTTCCAACCCCTATCGATTAATGGTCATAGATGCATGGTTGCGGTAACTACGACAAAGCTGAAAAACTGCGAGAATGTTCATGACACAATGGGGCAAAAACATCGATATCTCAACAATGACTCCGGCAAAACATTTGGATGAAATCAAGTCCAACACATATATACTGTAGTAGATAGAGTCGCATCGTAGGTTACTATCACTGTGTGGCGAACTCCCCTCGTATATTAACCCCTTTACAACTTTCCTCtcagtctcttctctttgctgGCACCTCCCGAacgcctcttctcctcgtcctaTCTCTCGTTGTTgccctccctctctctcatcaACTCCTCCAAAACTATTTCCctgtcttcctctcgtctcCCTCTACCTCCTCTCACCCtcgcatcttcctctccttaCACAATTTGCCGTTAGGCTCAGATGATACAGCGCAATGGCAGCATACTTGCGATGAATaatattgatcttctcGAGCGATCTCGGGGAATTGCCGGTCAAGCTAGCAACCAATCTTAGGGTCTGCTTTTGTGGGACAGGATTAACAGTAGAGATAGAAGGAGTGGGTGTGGCGGAAGTAAAACATATTGGGACTGAGTGGGCAGGGCAAGCGAGGTAGGTGAATGAGGTTTCTAGAGATGTAAATCACGGTATCAGTAGCGGCATACTTGCAAATAAGAGCCCGCAGCATGAACATACCTCCCTACAGTATGGATCCTTCCCTCTTGGCCTTCACATCACTCCCGTCAAATAAAATCTCTGTTTCCTCAAAAACGTTTTCCTAAGTGGCTAACTTATGCCTGTGCTTTCGCCTTTCGCCTGCAACTGTAGTCTTTTTCCCCATCCCGAACTGAATCACATTCTCCACCGCCGTCTAAAAATCATTCTTGATGGTGCCTGCCCATATTCATGTATAGTTTTTACCGAACTCCGATGGTAATACAATTTTCTTATGTTGGGTGTCCGACATCTTTGAGACCTCAATGGCCCTGATGATTCGAATGCGACTCATCGTCATGGGTCCTGGAGCACAACAAGGATATATTTTTCATCTGGGATCGGTATCAGCATAAATCAAGACTTGGTTGCagagaaaaaaataaaatagAATTAAAATTAAAACAAAATAAACCCGTGGTAAGGTGCTGTGAAGAGGCTGCTGAAGCTCAGGCGTACCCGGTGTGATGATCAACTCATGTTTCGTAGTTCGTATCCTCATGAACCTCAACTCGTCCTATCGAATCATTAGCAAAAATCATCTTTGCGATGCTGAGTTGTGAAAGAGACAAGATGTAAGCAGAATGCCTACATTCTCTGCGTCATTACATGCCGTCAAAGCGTCCGCCACACCCTTCACGATACTCTCAACAGCGGCAGCATatctctttccaccttcGCCGTCGAAAATGTGTCCAGTGGTCTTAATGATAGCATTATCGGTGCGGGAGACAATTATAGTACCTATAACACTCGGGTGAGATGTGAGCTGCTCCATGTTTGGGTTTTTAGCGTATGGGGTATAGAACAAGGTATAGGATGACGAACAAACGAACGAAGCTGGAGTTAAACATCGAGCCAAACAACTTTTAACTattttattatttattcATCATCAGTGGTACGGCGGTTGAGGCCGATCGGGGAAAACGGGATTACCGAAGTGTGGCACTTTTTACACCTCCCATTATTTCTGCGAACCCTTCGAAACCAATATTGCTATACCTATCacaaaaaacaaaaatACAGCCTTCGTATCCAAAATGAGCGTGCGTAGACTCGTATAACGTTTCAGCACTACGGAAATGCAATGACATACTGACCCCCACATGCAGCTTTCACGAACTTTCCTCCGTCAACTCCGGcccgcctcttcttctcgagtCGTCCTCCgatccttctccagctcccGATCCACTTTCTCCGAGACCCCTGCTGGCGACGCCCCAGTTAACCCAAAGATTGCCCCCATAGTTGACAGCATCTCTTCTCTGAGCTTATTGGAGGTTTCAGAACTTGTTACTGCCCTTAAGGTGCGcccatttccttctcgaaTCGCCCATTTTGGCCGTTAGTCTCATCGCATTACCATAGACGAAACTCAACATTACTGAAATTTCCCTCCCTGCTGCCTCTTCCCCCGCCTCCGCTGCTGCTTCCTCGACATCGTCCGAAGCCCCTGTTGAAGAGAagcccaaggagaagacaaTTTTCACCGTCAAGCTCGAGAAATTCGATGCGGCCGCTAAGGCGAAGATCATCAGGGAGGTCAAGGCTCTCATGCCTAATATGAACTTGGTTGAGGTGAGTTAGAGGCTACGAGCCCAAACGAACAATACTGGAGAgcgaatgaagaggaaatgagaGTGAGCGGAGTGTATCGGAGAAAATGACAACCAGGGACAGCTAAGGAGagtagaagagaaagaatgaGTGGGAGTGTAacaggaagaggcagaatAAGAGACCAAAAGAAGAGTGCCGGCGAAAAGCCATGGGATGAAGGAGCGAATGAGGCAAGGTCGTATCTAACGCGTCGAAAGCCGTCAATTCGGCACGTTGAGACGCTGTGGGCATATATTGCCCACGGTCCTTCTCTTGTGTTTACCTCACCCCCCTGcgtctttctccttcatgtTAATCCACGGATGTGGAATACTTCGAGAGAGCGCATGCTTGCATTTTTAGGATCGGTGGTCTTGCGAGAGatccacatcttcttgctctctttctttccctgcCTTCTGTCATATGTTGGTCCGTCGCTAACCATtatctcttttttctctctaCACGCGGCGACATTCGACTACTACACGGCTCGTATATCATTCACTTCTTATCGTACTCAACGCCCCGCTCTTGATCCATAACCACCCTCCGCATCCTACTTAACCGATGTTACCGAAAACAGGCTAAGAAGTTCGTCGAATCCGTTCCCCAAACCCTTAAAGAAAACATTCCCAAAGAAGACGCCGAAAAGCTTCAAAAGACTCTGCAAGATTTGGGTGCCACCGTCTCTCTGATCTAAtttccttcatctgccAATATCGACAAACCATTGACATGTTAAAATGGCTGGTTAAAAAGGTGCAAAGGGAGGGACGGTATAAAGGCGTTTATGCATGGTATTTGACTTGAATTGGGATTTAGGCCAGGATTTATTGGGTTGCtgggaagaatggatgTGATAACCGCAGGAAGGATTCGGATGGAGAAACGACGATAGGCGAAAAGGCAAGAAATCGATAAAGACAAGAAAGCGATATACAGGACTGATTCACTAGAAGACCAATACATAAGACGTGGATCCTACGACTGAATTCAACAATTCAGGCTTGGAATAGAAATCTCAATAAGGACATTATTTGAGTAGGacaggaaagagagacagaAAAGAAAGCGGCACTGAGCGTGAGGACACATAGAAAATCGATGGATGGAAGCGACATTGAGGCGCAGGCAATGACCAAGAAACACAACGACGAcaatgaaggcgaagatCAAGTTTAAGATATGCGAACTAAATCGCAAAATTGAAACTAAATTAGATCCATACCATGGGGCTGAAGCATTGATAATAAGCGAGGGCAAGCGACGGCCAGAACTTCAGAAGTCGATATTTGGCATTCATTCGGCTGGGCTCAGAGGatcaggagaaggaagcatGTACCATGGGTTTGTGTCTTGAGTATGTAAATCAGTCGCCACTTGTGGATGgtaaagagaaagaaaaaatgtTCCCAAAGTAAGCTTCGAAAGCTGCCTGGTGAATGAATGTATACTTATTTCAACTCCCAGTCGGGAATATTGACGTACAGCTCTTATCAGAAGTCGATCTGAAGTTTGAAACTCGAAATCTCGAATCGCGAGTCAAAGTTAGAGCCAATTGGGAAATTGCTGAGTCAGTACTGTTAGGGAAAGGTTGAGACCTTCTATGTTGTCACGAGCCTGCACATAgtagaagagataagagatcataggagggagttatgtaaaagagaaaggcaaGATTGTttcagataagaaggtccCAGCTAGACatccagctggacctccgagaaaagaactggacttccagctggacctccgATAGAAGAACTGGACTTCCAGCTGGACACCTcgaaggatataaatagatttctgtagaagtatataaaggggagctctgtcctcgatcttgatcttcttcccctcgaagatcaatatctcataagttactttgcgaaaggtcctcgagtgtcacgagcctgcacaaagaagaagagataagatatcataggagggagttacgtaataggaaggcaagatccgattcagataagaaggtccagctggacctccagttggacctccgagaaaagaactggacTCCGAGAAAAGAGCTGGACGTCCAGcgaaggatataaatagatttctgtagaagtatataaaggggagctctgtcctcgatcttgatcttcttcccctcgaagatcaatatttcataagttactttgcgaaaggtcctcgagctccctTAATAAAATTCTGTGCTCACTCTCAtcttaccttgcaccaccttcgacataaacttactccactagtatataagcttgcctgatcttcccaagcgaatatacctccgccctataccatacgccaacagacaagtgtcaagaggtatatctTACATATCTCATCGCTTAGTTAAACTATGGCTTtccatctcgtctccaaggctggaccttgttggggacgagtcgtAACATACGTAGACTCGGGCCCGAGGTCGGTGCAGGATGTATATTTAACCGAGACATGAAAAAGAAGTGTCAAGGGagaggttgaaggaaagaagaaccttctccttcagtAGGGCCGCACTCAAAAGTCAAAAAGAGCCAAAGACGTGAGAACAAGCAAGCAACTCATGTAGAAACATCTCTTTACCTTCTAATTCTAATTCTAATTCTAATTTTAATTCTAATTCTAAAACATGCATGAAATAAGACAACTCAGCGATTCTTTAAACAACCAAACCAACAAATCTAGCTCATATCGAAAGATCATAGTATGCACATAGTCTTTCTCTGAGTTTCGATCTTCCAAACCTTCCTTGTCCAACAAATATACCgatgaatgaagatgaaccAACATTTCCCTCTTAAAAGCTTCCATCCCGTTCCCCTTGAATGGTACACATAGCCATTTCTTCTAGCTTCTAGATGACCCGGTTGATCGCCCCTTTCCCATCGAGATAACTTGCCATGATGTCGACAGCTTTGATACATCCGTCAAGAGTGACGCTGTCTGTACTTCCACCCCTATTTCAATCGTGACTATGTTAACTTCCCCATTTTCGCGCTGAAGGGAGCGAatagaagaga encodes:
- a CDS encoding maltose porter, putative, which codes for MESYDVFLIGNFVALPAFRDRFGIFDEATGGYVIATKWQSALQMSGQLGALIGVFLAGPLTSRIGYRWATLVGLMLMNATIFVSFFANSLPLFFTGQLLEGIPWGIFIANAPAYCSEIVPMRLRAPATQVLQMFWAIGSIVVGAVTYRYNTRPDTAAYKIPLALQWMFPTPLAILMFLAPESPWWLVRKGRLDQAARSVERLGRKSRLNAGEVVAMMRRVIDLETSTSAPGYIELFRKTDLRRTLIVCGIYGAQNLAGNLIANQAVYFFEQAGIKTNLAFALGLITSALQMVFVMASWFLTTYFGRRTLYLWGTGVNTALLIALGVAASCGTSTAASYAQASLGLIISVLFTFAAAPVSWVVIGETSAIRLRPLTTGIGRATYYIVEIPCIFLASYMLNPTGGNLGGKCGYVWGATGLFCFVVAFFCLPEMKGRSYREIDLLFKRHTPARKFATTEIGVEDDE
- a CDS encoding mitochondrion protein, putative, which gives rise to MSLSRTFLRQLRPASSSRVVLRSFSSSRSTFSETPAGDAPVNPKIAPIVDSISSLSLLEVSELVTALKTKLNITEISLPAASSPASAAASSTSSEAPVEEKPKEKTIFTVKLEKFDAAAKAKIIREVKALMPNMNLVEAKKFVESVPQTLKENIPKEDAEKLQKTLQDLGATVSLI